The following proteins are co-located in the Komagataeibacter sp. FNDCF1 genome:
- a CDS encoding MFS transporter: MRIMTGQQASSGSPTRRILPVVLFNLLCYIDIGLPMAVIPVFVHQVLGYNTVLAGLAVSLQYLATFASRASAGRQTDRRGAKPTVVIGLLVCTLSGLALMLSGLMLHFAALSIGLLIVSRILLGIGESWTATGAIMWNIGRVGAARTAQVISWNGVTSYGGIALGAPIGQMLAGLPLPYGGLTTVGLLSAGLTLFGFLLARQYAPVPPVPGKGPPMPFRAVFMRVLPHGMVLACGSVGFGTISACLALFYAHNNWNGAATALAGFGISFMLMRFIFARQIDRRGGLVVSFVSLLVETLGLVVLWQCSTVAGAALGAALTGAGFSLVFPAMGVLAVARVGPENRGAALGAFSVFLDIAVGLSGPLLGLVIQTMGYGALFLVSALFTLAGVGVTIALKFLPR; this comes from the coding sequence ATGCGTATCATGACCGGGCAGCAGGCGTCATCGGGGTCACCTACACGGCGGATACTGCCCGTCGTACTGTTCAATCTCCTGTGCTACATCGATATCGGCCTGCCGATGGCGGTCATTCCCGTTTTCGTGCATCAGGTGCTGGGCTACAACACGGTGCTGGCGGGGCTTGCGGTGTCGCTCCAGTATCTGGCCACCTTTGCCTCACGCGCCAGTGCCGGGCGGCAGACGGACCGGCGGGGCGCGAAACCCACGGTCGTCATCGGCCTTTTGGTCTGCACGCTGTCTGGGCTTGCGCTCATGCTGTCGGGGCTGATGCTGCATTTCGCGGCCCTGTCCATCGGGCTGCTGATCGTAAGCCGTATCCTGCTCGGCATCGGGGAAAGCTGGACGGCAACCGGCGCCATCATGTGGAACATCGGCCGCGTGGGGGCCGCGCGCACCGCGCAGGTGATCTCATGGAACGGGGTGACATCCTATGGCGGCATCGCCCTTGGCGCGCCAATCGGGCAGATGCTTGCCGGGCTGCCGCTGCCCTATGGCGGGCTGACCACGGTGGGGCTGCTCTCGGCCGGCCTGACGCTGTTCGGCTTCCTGCTGGCGCGGCAGTACGCGCCCGTGCCGCCCGTGCCTGGCAAGGGGCCGCCCATGCCGTTCAGGGCCGTATTCATGCGCGTGCTGCCCCATGGCATGGTGCTGGCATGCGGGTCCGTGGGGTTCGGCACGATCTCGGCCTGTCTTGCGCTGTTCTATGCCCACAACAACTGGAATGGCGCGGCAACGGCGCTGGCGGGTTTTGGCATAAGCTTCATGCTCATGCGCTTCATCTTTGCCCGCCAGATCGACCGCCGGGGCGGGCTGGTCGTGTCGTTTGTCTCGCTACTAGTGGAAACGCTGGGGCTGGTGGTGCTGTGGCAGTGTTCCACCGTGGCGGGGGCCGCGCTGGGCGCAGCCCTGACGGGGGCCGGGTTCTCACTGGTCTTTCCCGCCATGGGGGTGCTGGCGGTTGCGCGCGTCGGGCCGGAAAACCGGGGGGCGGCGCTGGGGGCCTTCTCCGTTTTCCTGGATATCGCGGTGGGGCTGTCCGGCCCGCTGCTGGGGCTGGTCATCCAGACCATGGGGTATGGCGCGCTGTTTCTGGTTTCCGCCCTGTTTACGTTGGCGGGCGTGGGTGTAACCATTGCGCTGAAATTCCTGCCGCGCTGA
- a CDS encoding TIGR00730 family Rossman fold protein, with protein sequence MQISSVAVFCGSRFGSRPEYAAQARALGGALGQAGVRLVYGGGHVGLMGTVADAALAAGGTVTGIIPAFLHSREIMHEGVTDLTVTDNMHDRKARMFALSDAFVVMPGGLGTFDETIEIMTWRQLGQHDKPIYIVNIAGWADSLLAMIDGCIADGFAAPGVRDLFAVVPDVPSLMAALSALPVQAGARDAVPTL encoded by the coding sequence ATGCAGATTTCATCCGTTGCCGTCTTTTGTGGGTCACGTTTCGGCTCGCGGCCGGAATACGCCGCACAGGCCCGTGCGCTGGGTGGCGCACTGGGCCAGGCCGGGGTCCGGCTGGTGTATGGTGGGGGCCATGTGGGGCTTATGGGCACCGTAGCGGATGCGGCCCTGGCCGCGGGCGGCACGGTGACCGGCATCATCCCTGCCTTCCTGCATTCGCGCGAGATCATGCATGAAGGCGTGACCGACCTGACGGTTACGGACAACATGCATGACCGCAAGGCGCGGATGTTCGCGCTGTCCGATGCCTTTGTGGTCATGCCCGGTGGCCTGGGCACGTTCGACGAGACGATCGAGATCATGACCTGGCGGCAGCTCGGCCAGCATGACAAACCGATCTATATCGTCAACATCGCGGGCTGGGCCGATTCCCTGCTGGCCATGATCGATGGCTGCATTGCGGACGGGTTTGCGGCCCCCGGCGTGCGCGACCTATTTGCGGTCGTGCCGGATGTGCCCAGCCTTATGGCGGCACTTTCCGCACTGCCCGTGCAGGCCGGTGCGCGCGATGCCGTGCCGACGCTGTAA
- a CDS encoding polyprenol monophosphomannose synthase: protein MQISPVPAHPDTHDGGPSRPGPALSIIIPCYNERGNVEPLFHAVEQALTHLQWELIFVDDNSPDGTMDEVWRLAQADSRVRGILRVGRRGLSSAVIEGVLSSSAPVVAVMDGDMQHDERLLGQMFDAIHNQGYDVAIGSRHVEGGDNSGLANAWRRFLSNAGIRIAQRFLSVRVTDPMSGLFAVRRDLFVRSVASLSGTGFKILMDMLMVQKTAPRVIELPFVFRSRHAGESKMDRKVLVQFGQMIAHHMLSRRK from the coding sequence ATGCAGATTTCTCCAGTTCCCGCGCATCCTGATACGCATGATGGCGGGCCATCCCGGCCGGGACCGGCACTGAGCATCATCATCCCGTGCTATAATGAACGCGGGAATGTCGAACCCCTGTTCCATGCGGTGGAACAGGCGCTGACCCACCTGCAGTGGGAACTGATCTTCGTTGATGACAATTCCCCCGACGGCACGATGGATGAGGTCTGGCGTCTGGCACAGGCGGACAGCCGCGTGCGCGGGATCCTGCGGGTCGGGCGGCGTGGCCTGTCCTCCGCCGTGATCGAGGGGGTGCTGTCATCGTCGGCGCCGGTTGTCGCGGTGATGGATGGCGACATGCAGCATGATGAACGGCTGCTGGGGCAGATGTTCGATGCCATCCATAACCAGGGGTATGATGTTGCGATCGGCAGCCGGCATGTCGAAGGTGGTGATAACAGCGGTCTTGCCAATGCGTGGCGGCGGTTCCTGTCCAATGCGGGCATCCGTATTGCCCAGCGTTTCCTGTCCGTACGGGTGACTGACCCGATGAGCGGGCTCTTTGCAGTCCGGCGCGACCTGTTTGTCAGATCCGTCGCCAGCCTGTCCGGCACCGGATTCAAGATCCTGATGGATATGCTGATGGTCCAGAAAACCGCCCCCCGCGTGATCGAACTGCCGTTTGTGTTCCGCTCGCGCCACGCTGGGGAAAGCAAGATGGATCGCAAGGTGCTCGTGCAGTTCGGGCAGATGATTGCCCATCACATGCTGTCGCGCAGGAAATGA
- a CDS encoding glycosyltransferase family 2 protein — MDGKRIAVVLPAYNAGKTLQQTYDEIPRDIVDDIILTDDASRDNTAELARSLGIHVIEHDRNRGYGGNQKTCYESALARGADIIIMLHPDYQYSPRLIRAMAAMLTSGHYDGVIASRILGKGALQGGMPLYKYVANRMLTLTQNILMNAKLSEYHTGYRGWRREVLEAIPLERCSDDFVFDNQMLAQVINAGFRIGEISCPTRYFAEASSINFRRSVKYGLGVLKTSASYRLNRLGIYREKIFKK, encoded by the coding sequence ATGGATGGTAAGCGCATTGCGGTGGTTCTGCCCGCATATAATGCAGGAAAGACCTTGCAGCAGACTTATGACGAGATCCCCAGGGATATTGTGGATGACATCATCCTGACCGACGATGCGAGCAGGGACAACACCGCAGAACTGGCCCGTTCGCTTGGAATTCATGTCATTGAACATGACCGGAACCGTGGCTACGGCGGCAACCAGAAGACATGCTATGAAAGCGCCCTGGCCCGTGGTGCGGACATCATCATCATGCTGCATCCGGATTATCAGTATTCCCCGCGCCTGATCCGGGCCATGGCCGCCATGCTGACATCGGGGCATTATGATGGGGTGATTGCGTCGCGCATACTGGGCAAGGGCGCGCTGCAGGGGGGCATGCCGCTGTACAAATATGTGGCAAACCGCATGCTGACCCTGACGCAGAACATTCTCATGAATGCCAAGCTGTCCGAATACCATACCGGCTATCGTGGCTGGCGCAGGGAAGTGCTGGAAGCCATACCGCTTGAGCGCTGTTCGGATGACTTTGTGTTTGACAACCAGATGCTGGCCCAGGTTATCAATGCCGGGTTCCGGATTGGCGAGATTTCGTGCCCGACACGCTATTTTGCCGAAGCGTCGTCCATCAATTTCCGTCGGAGTGTTAAATACGGGCTGGGCGTGCTGAAGACATCGGCCTCCTACCGTCTGAACCGGCTGGGCATCTACCGTGAGAAAATCTTCAAAAAATGA
- a CDS encoding TVP38/TMEM64 family protein — MLAALGFIILSSVIFLFRYNDIASSSIQAMLATAHAGGAWRGWIACELIQIVVALCGILPASATAMGIGAAYGIMDGFLLAAPATMIGALISFVLSRTFLRGLIHRFVCKRTRLDRLDQVLSAEGWKIACLFRLSPIMPFSITSYALGMSSLSLQAYTIGTLASLPALLGYITMGALTARSLTSVTGESISWVHAGILILGVVGTFALIWHLTRVITKVLSRAD; from the coding sequence ATGCTCGCGGCCCTGGGGTTCATCATTCTGTCCTCAGTCATTTTTCTTTTTCGTTACAATGATATAGCGTCATCTTCCATCCAGGCCATGCTGGCCACCGCGCATGCAGGTGGCGCATGGCGTGGCTGGATCGCGTGTGAACTGATCCAGATCGTGGTCGCACTGTGTGGCATTCTGCCCGCTTCGGCCACGGCAATGGGAATCGGTGCGGCGTACGGCATCATGGATGGCTTCCTGCTGGCAGCCCCCGCAACCATGATCGGGGCGCTGATTTCCTTTGTCCTGTCACGTACCTTCCTGCGCGGGCTGATCCACCGGTTCGTGTGCAAGCGGACACGGCTGGACCGGCTTGACCAGGTCCTGTCGGCCGAAGGATGGAAAATCGCCTGTCTTTTCCGCCTTTCACCCATCATGCCCTTTTCCATCACAAGCTACGCCCTTGGCATGAGTTCACTATCCCTGCAGGCCTATACAATTGGTACGCTCGCCTCCCTGCCGGCCCTGCTGGGGTATATCACCATGGGGGCGCTGACCGCCCGCAGCCTGACCTCCGTTACGGGGGAGAGCATTTCATGGGTTCATGCCGGTATTTTGATATTAGGCGTTGTCGGCACCTTTGCATTGATCTGGCACCTGACCCGGGTCATCACGAAAGTCCTGTCCAGGGCAGACTGA
- the rfbC gene encoding dTDP-4-dehydrorhamnose 3,5-epimerase has translation MKVEHLDIPDVIVVTPPRFGDNRGFFSETYNLERMKEAGITLPFVQDNQSLSRQKGVVRGLHCQLAPHAQGKLVRCTKGAIWDVAVDARTGSPTYGKWVAAELSEENWSQLWIPPGFLHGFVTLAEDTEVQYKCTGLYDKASERAVIWNCPHLNIAWPIDPRDAILSDKDQVAPHFTEATGWFSL, from the coding sequence ATGAAAGTCGAACACCTGGACATCCCCGATGTCATTGTGGTCACACCGCCGCGTTTCGGTGATAATCGGGGTTTCTTTTCAGAGACCTATAATCTGGAGCGCATGAAGGAAGCCGGGATCACCCTGCCCTTCGTGCAGGATAACCAGAGCCTGTCACGGCAGAAGGGCGTGGTCCGTGGCCTGCACTGCCAGCTTGCCCCACATGCGCAGGGCAAGCTGGTGCGCTGCACGAAGGGCGCGATCTGGGATGTGGCGGTGGATGCGCGGACGGGTTCCCCCACCTACGGCAAATGGGTTGCGGCCGAACTGTCGGAAGAAAACTGGTCCCAGCTCTGGATTCCACCGGGGTTCCTGCATGGTTTCGTGACGCTGGCCGAGGATACGGAGGTGCAGTACAAATGCACCGGCCTGTATGACAAGGCATCCGAACGGGCCGTGATCTGGAACTGCCCGCACCTGAACATTGCATGGCCGATTGATCCGCGTGATGCGATCCTGTCGGACAAGGATCAGGTGGCACCGCACTTTACCGAAGCCACAGGGTGGTTCAGCCTCTGA
- the rfbA gene encoding glucose-1-phosphate thymidylyltransferase RfbA, giving the protein MKGILLAGGSGTRLHPMTIATSKQLLPVFDKPMIYYPLTTLMLAGIQDILIITTLQDMPQFQRLLGDGSQFGVRFAYRVQPSPDGLAQAFIIGEDWIDGAPCALALGDNLIFADHLSGLLQAATCRARQANGATVFAYQVRDPERYGVVSFDQNGRALDIVEKPEKPESSWAVTGLYFYDHRVTEFARQVRPSARGELEITDLNRMYLDEGTLSVDQLGRGCAWLDAGMPDSLIQAGNFVQTIQSRQGMLVGSPTEVAFRMGYIDRDALLAQAGKMSKTQLGYMLRLVGQQQV; this is encoded by the coding sequence ATGAAGGGCATCCTGCTGGCCGGTGGGTCCGGAACACGCCTGCACCCGATGACGATTGCAACGTCCAAGCAGTTGCTGCCCGTCTTTGACAAGCCGATGATCTACTATCCGCTGACGACCCTGATGCTGGCGGGTATCCAGGATATCCTGATCATCACCACGCTGCAGGACATGCCGCAGTTCCAGCGGCTGCTGGGGGATGGATCGCAGTTCGGGGTCCGCTTTGCCTATCGTGTCCAGCCTTCGCCCGATGGGCTGGCACAGGCATTCATCATCGGCGAGGACTGGATCGACGGCGCGCCCTGCGCACTGGCGCTGGGGGATAACCTGATCTTTGCCGATCACCTGAGTGGCCTGCTGCAGGCCGCGACCTGCCGGGCCCGGCAGGCAAATGGCGCGACCGTCTTTGCCTATCAGGTGCGCGACCCGGAACGCTACGGCGTCGTCTCGTTCGATCAAAACGGCCGTGCGCTGGATATTGTCGAAAAACCTGAAAAGCCCGAATCCAGCTGGGCCGTGACCGGGCTGTATTTCTATGATCACCGCGTAACGGAATTCGCACGCCAGGTCAGGCCCAGTGCACGTGGCGAACTGGAAATCACGGACCTCAACCGGATGTATCTGGATGAAGGCACGCTCAGCGTTGACCAGTTGGGGCGCGGCTGCGCCTGGCTGGATGCCGGCATGCCCGACAGCCTGATCCAGGCCGGCAATTTCGTGCAGACCATCCAGTCCCGTCAGGGCATGCTGGTCGGATCACCGACCGAAGTCGCCTTCCGCATGGGGTATATCGATCGTGATGCCCTGCTGGCGCAGGCAGGGAAGATGAGCAAGACCCAACTGGGTTACATGCTGCGTCTTGTCGGACAGCAGCAGGTTTGA
- the rfbB gene encoding dTDP-glucose 4,6-dehydratase: MKILLTGGCGFIGSAVVRNLIHATDHSVINVDCMTYAASPETVAEVASSSRYRHVPASILDAAAMKHLFETHQPDAVMHLAAESHVDRSIDGPGVFMQTNVMGTCTLLEAAHAYWKGLDNARQQAFRFHHISTDEVFGHLGAGDPPFTETTPYDPRSPYSASKAASDHLVRAWHHTYGLPTFVTNTTNNYGIWHFPEKLIPLVTINAIEGRELPVYGKGENIRDWLFVEDHAEALVRAIERGQPGETYAIGARQPRTNLQVVKTICAVLDELVPDPGGPRERLIRFVTDRPGHDFRYEIDPTHAEQALEWTARHDFETGIRRTIRWYLDNRAWWEGIRAQRYTGHRLGTRA; this comes from the coding sequence ATGAAAATACTGCTGACTGGTGGCTGCGGATTTATCGGTTCCGCCGTGGTAAGGAACCTGATCCACGCGACGGACCACAGTGTCATCAATGTCGACTGCATGACCTATGCGGCGTCGCCCGAAACCGTGGCGGAGGTTGCGTCCAGCAGCCGCTACCGCCACGTGCCTGCCAGCATCCTTGATGCCGCGGCCATGAAGCACCTGTTCGAGACCCACCAGCCTGATGCCGTCATGCATCTTGCGGCGGAAAGCCATGTGGACCGTTCCATCGACGGGCCGGGCGTGTTCATGCAGACCAATGTCATGGGCACCTGCACATTGCTCGAAGCCGCCCATGCCTACTGGAAGGGACTGGACAACGCCCGGCAGCAGGCGTTCCGTTTCCATCACATCTCGACCGATGAGGTGTTCGGCCACCTGGGGGCCGGGGACCCGCCCTTTACCGAAACCACGCCCTATGATCCCCGCAGCCCCTATTCCGCATCCAAGGCGGCATCCGACCATCTCGTGCGGGCATGGCATCATACCTATGGCCTGCCCACCTTCGTCACCAACACGACGAACAATTACGGGATCTGGCATTTCCCCGAAAAGCTCATCCCGCTGGTCACCATCAACGCCATAGAAGGCAGGGAACTGCCGGTTTACGGCAAGGGCGAGAACATCCGCGACTGGCTGTTTGTCGAGGATCATGCCGAGGCGCTTGTTCGGGCCATCGAACGCGGGCAACCGGGGGAGACCTACGCCATTGGCGCGCGCCAGCCCCGCACCAACCTGCAGGTGGTCAAGACCATCTGTGCGGTACTGGATGAACTGGTGCCCGACCCCGGGGGCCCGCGCGAACGCCTGATCCGGTTTGTCACCGACCGCCCGGGCCATGATTTCCGCTACGAGATTGACCCCACCCATGCCGAACAGGCGCTGGAGTGGACAGCACGGCATGATTTCGAAACCGGCATCCGGCGCACCATCCGGTGGTATCTGGACAACCGGGCCTGGTGGGAAGGCATCCGCGCGCAGCGCTATACAGGCCACAGGCTGGGAACCCGGGCATGA
- a CDS encoding IS5 family transposase, translated as MVTWTGIARREYSRERLRYPSDMTDGEWTLIMPFVPPAKRGGRPRTTDMREVVNAMLYIASAGCAWRLLPKCFPPVSTIRRYFYAWRDAGVFEVMNTVLVMSLREIEGRDASPSAGVIDSQSVKTTESGGISGYDAGKKVKGRKRHIVTDTCGFLIFLLVHAADIQDRDGAVDVLAAIRRRFPWLRHIFADGGYAGDKLRSALASMGKWTLEIIRRSDTVKGFQILPRRWVVERTFAWLGRCRRLAKDWEQSIASSTAWTLIASIRMLTRRTARHCQG; from the coding sequence ATGGTGACATGGACTGGTATTGCCCGGCGCGAGTATAGCCGGGAAAGATTGCGATATCCATCGGACATGACGGACGGGGAGTGGACTTTGATCATGCCATTTGTGCCCCCGGCGAAACGGGGCGGTCGTCCGCGCACGACGGATATGCGCGAGGTGGTCAATGCGATGCTCTACATAGCCTCGGCCGGGTGTGCGTGGCGTCTGCTGCCGAAATGCTTTCCGCCGGTCTCGACCATCAGGCGCTATTTTTACGCCTGGCGTGATGCCGGAGTGTTCGAGGTCATGAATACGGTGCTGGTCATGAGCCTGCGCGAGATCGAGGGACGTGACGCCTCTCCGAGCGCGGGCGTGATTGACAGCCAGTCGGTGAAAACCACGGAAAGCGGCGGGATTTCGGGCTATGACGCGGGGAAGAAGGTCAAGGGCCGCAAGCGCCATATCGTGACGGATACCTGCGGCTTCCTGATCTTTCTCCTCGTTCATGCCGCTGATATCCAGGACCGTGATGGGGCCGTTGATGTTCTGGCAGCGATACGCAGGCGCTTTCCCTGGCTGCGCCACATCTTCGCTGATGGCGGCTATGCTGGCGACAAATTGCGATCCGCGCTCGCCTCCATGGGAAAATGGACCCTCGAAATCATCAGGCGGTCCGATACGGTGAAGGGTTTTCAGATCCTGCCGCGTCGCTGGGTGGTGGAACGGACATTCGCATGGCTGGGACGATGCAGGCGGCTCGCCAAAGATTGGGAACAATCCATTGCTTCCTCAACCGCATGGACATTGATCGCCTCAATCCGAATGCTCACACGACGGACAGCAAGGCATTGTCAGGGTTGA
- the treF gene encoding alpha,alpha-trehalase TreF, which yields MEESWCLFMTATMPENELPSIRTVSLCDTRPRQGIVQSSGFHCSEKWRLVKVSLLCGSSLSRSAPRQAGLLLAGLLYASAPALAQTAPATTQAGMAGAPASLSSALPGAAGTAAASTPSAPQSGPAPEPAGQAEQTYSVPTPEPLSGSGNMPPAPQDTPPTPGTQPQGSTSPGATPQGATPQGTAPQSAPTPAETTGSADTPPAGQARPAAAPAPSATPATAAAPDAARPPGGTPASATPALSPAGATTSPDHAGTSAPATPPAPGTQPAQVAHKDGPASSGSMPVPPANALLSDAGAPAALAQDLRPPSIVLAGLFEAIGEAHIYTDAKTAADAIPDEAPADLMAQYNTTRLRPDFSLKDFVAQHFTLPERKTVSYQRSPDENVRDYISGMWEVLSRPPDTQVAYSSQLPLPYTYVVPGGRFSELYYWDSYFTMIGLYENQKIDLMRDMIRDMASMIDRYGHIPNGSRTYYLSRSQAPFFSLMVDLLAMHDGQVAYTTFLPELQAEYDYWMDGQDSVPPGGSYRHVVRLPDGTVMNRHWDDMDTPRDESYPQDIATAAQSGRPKEDVYRDLRAGSETGWDFSSRWLADGHTLSTIHTTDLLTVELNFLIPHLQQTLAHAYELKGNKEAAARYNRLAQERVEAARRILWDERRAAFIDYDWKKGESTSILSGATAVPLFLQMATPEQARAVSETIRKELLKVGGLIATERSGSGQQWDSPNGWAPLQWMAVKGLNQYGYDTLASDIAARWMGRVIGTYEKSGVLLEKYDVVNPFISPKGGKGGGEYPMQIGFGWTNGTLLGLMNRYPQNTRVVLDRNPAADQPSPEPLPPMNAYGVQSDSDALSRYTQPTVTLAPRPVAPTPDLPQISTVGASAPTSATLIPGTPAPQAVTTPTAGPPAPAAGQAQQAQPAPAEKQPVAATGPTANAPPAPPAETQPAPAAQPAPPASVPAAQDTQAAAPQQSAPTSAATKGDQTTGTTQDNATSPAPAPAPAPAPAPAPADAPAAVQSTMSGQGVRNAPPADNGQATGGNASPSQ from the coding sequence ATGGAGGAAAGCTGGTGCCTGTTCATGACAGCCACCATGCCTGAAAATGAACTTCCCTCCATCCGTACGGTTTCCCTTTGTGATACCAGACCAAGGCAGGGCATTGTGCAAAGCTCAGGTTTTCATTGTTCGGAGAAATGGCGTCTCGTGAAAGTTTCCCTCCTGTGCGGTTCAAGTCTGTCCCGGTCCGCGCCCCGTCAGGCCGGCCTTCTGCTGGCCGGGCTCCTTTACGCCAGCGCGCCGGCCCTGGCACAGACGGCACCAGCCACCACACAGGCGGGCATGGCGGGCGCTCCCGCTTCCCTCTCCTCCGCATTGCCCGGTGCGGCGGGGACGGCAGCGGCATCCACGCCATCCGCCCCGCAGTCCGGCCCGGCGCCCGAACCGGCCGGACAGGCGGAGCAGACCTATTCCGTCCCAACGCCCGAACCACTTTCAGGGAGCGGGAACATGCCACCCGCACCACAGGACACCCCACCGACCCCGGGCACCCAGCCCCAAGGCAGCACATCCCCGGGCGCAACGCCCCAGGGCGCCACACCACAGGGTACGGCACCGCAGTCCGCGCCCACCCCTGCGGAAACGACCGGATCGGCTGATACCCCCCCGGCAGGGCAGGCCCGGCCCGCAGCGGCACCCGCGCCATCGGCAACGCCCGCCACGGCGGCCGCGCCCGACGCAGCCCGGCCCCCGGGTGGCACCCCGGCATCGGCAACACCCGCCCTGTCCCCCGCAGGCGCCACCACCAGCCCGGACCATGCCGGGACATCCGCCCCCGCCACGCCACCCGCGCCGGGAACGCAACCGGCACAGGTCGCGCACAAGGATGGACCGGCTTCCAGCGGCAGCATGCCGGTTCCGCCCGCCAATGCCCTGCTGTCCGATGCCGGGGCACCGGCGGCGCTGGCGCAGGACCTGCGCCCGCCCTCCATCGTGCTGGCGGGGCTGTTCGAGGCCATTGGCGAGGCACATATCTACACCGACGCCAAGACCGCCGCCGATGCCATACCCGACGAAGCGCCGGCCGATCTCATGGCGCAATACAATACCACCCGGCTGCGGCCCGATTTTTCGCTCAAGGATTTCGTGGCCCAGCACTTCACGCTGCCCGAGCGCAAGACCGTATCCTACCAGCGCAGCCCCGATGAGAACGTGCGCGATTACATAAGCGGCATGTGGGAAGTGCTGAGCCGCCCGCCCGACACGCAGGTGGCTTATTCATCGCAGTTGCCGCTGCCCTACACCTATGTCGTGCCCGGTGGCCGTTTCAGTGAACTGTATTACTGGGACAGCTACTTCACCATGATCGGTCTGTACGAGAACCAGAAGATCGACCTCATGCGCGACATGATCCGCGACATGGCCTCGATGATCGACCGCTACGGCCACATCCCCAACGGCAGCCGGACCTATTACCTCAGCCGTTCGCAGGCGCCGTTCTTCTCGCTCATGGTGGACCTGCTGGCCATGCATGACGGGCAGGTGGCCTACACCACCTTCCTGCCCGAACTGCAGGCGGAATACGATTACTGGATGGACGGGCAGGATTCCGTGCCCCCCGGCGGTTCGTACCGCCATGTCGTGCGCCTGCCCGATGGTACGGTCATGAACCGCCACTGGGATGACATGGATACCCCGCGTGATGAAAGCTATCCGCAGGACATCGCCACCGCCGCCCAGTCCGGCCGCCCGAAGGAAGATGTGTACCGCGACCTGCGCGCGGGATCGGAAACGGGGTGGGACTTCTCCTCACGCTGGCTGGCCGATGGCCATACCCTGTCGACCATCCACACCACCGACCTGCTGACGGTGGAACTCAACTTCCTGATCCCGCACCTGCAGCAGACCCTGGCCCATGCCTATGAACTGAAAGGCAACAAGGAAGCCGCTGCCCGCTACAACCGTCTGGCGCAGGAACGCGTGGAAGCCGCCCGGCGTATTCTGTGGGATGAACGGCGTGCCGCCTTTATCGACTATGACTGGAAGAAGGGGGAGTCCACCTCCATCCTGTCGGGTGCCACCGCCGTGCCGCTGTTCCTGCAGATGGCGACACCGGAGCAGGCCAGGGCCGTGTCCGAGACCATACGCAAGGAACTGCTCAAGGTTGGTGGCCTGATCGCTACCGAGCGCAGTGGCAGCGGCCAGCAGTGGGATTCGCCCAATGGCTGGGCGCCGCTGCAGTGGATGGCGGTCAAGGGCCTGAACCAGTACGGCTATGACACGCTGGCCAGTGATATCGCGGCACGGTGGATGGGCCGCGTGATCGGCACGTATGAAAAATCCGGCGTGCTGCTGGAAAAATATGACGTGGTCAATCCCTTCATCAGCCCCAAGGGCGGCAAGGGGGGGGGCGAATACCCGATGCAGATCGGCTTTGGCTGGACCAACGGCACGCTGCTGGGCCTGATGAACCGCTATCCGCAGAACACCCGCGTGGTGCTTGACCGCAACCCGGCGGCGGACCAGCCATCACCCGAACCACTGCCGCCCATGAATGCCTATGGCGTGCAGAGCGACAGCGATGCCCTGAGCCGCTACACCCAGCCCACCGTCACGCTTGCCCCCCGACCGGTTGCCCCGACACCGGACCTGCCACAGATATCGACCGTAGGGGCAAGCGCGCCCACATCCGCAACACTCATCCCCGGTACACCCGCGCCACAGGCCGTGACCACCCCCACGGCAGGTCCTCCGGCTCCGGCGGCGGGACAGGCGCAGCAGGCACAACCCGCCCCGGCTGAAAAGCAGCCCGTGGCAGCCACCGGCCCCACCGCCAACGCACCACCAGCCCCGCCGGCCGAAACCCAGCCGGCACCAGCCGCGCAGCCTGCTCCCCCTGCTTCCGTTCCGGCAGCGCAGGACACACAGGCCGCAGCACCGCAACAGTCCGCACCCACATCGGCTGCGACCAAAGGGGACCAGACCACGGGCACGACGCAGGATAACGCCACGTCACCTGCACCCGCACCCGCACCCGCACCCGCACCCGCACCCGCACCAGCGGATGCCCCTGCTGCGGTCCAGTCCACAATGTCGGGACAGGGGGTAAGGAACGCCCCGCCAGCCGACAACGGGCAGGCTACGGGTGGGAACGCATCCCCTTCACAATAA